Below is a window of Christensenella minuta DNA.
ATTGCCCGCGCCTTGGTCTACGATGTAAAAGTATTGATTATGGATGAACCGACCTCCTGTTTGTCCCAGGGAGAAGTGGAACAGCTGTTCGATATCGTGCGGGACTTGAAAGCAGACGGCGTCACGATTATTTTTGTCAGCCATAAAATGGAAGAAATTTTCGAGATCGGCGATCAGATCACCGTTCTGCGGGACGGCCAGTATATCAAAACGGCGGCGAAGGGCAACATTACGGTCGACGAACTGATCGAATTGATGGTGGGACGCAAGGTAACCTATGAAACTTATGAAAAGCGGAAAATGACGGAGCCTATCCTGCGGGTGGAGAACCTTTGCAAAAAGGCCAACTTCAAAGATATCAGCTTCGAACTGAATAAGGGAGAAATCCTTGGCGTGACGGGACTGGTCGGCGCCGGGCGGACAGAGATGGTGCAGGCGATTTTTGGCCTCAACAGGCCCGATTCCGGCGCAATCTACCTGCACGGAAAAAAGATAACGGTCCATTCGCCCGTTGACGCAATCAAGCATAAATTCGGCTATGTGCCTGAAAACCGCCTGACGGAAGGGCTGGTCCAGACGCAGAGCATCAAACGGAATTTAAACGTCGCGATCCTGGAAGAACTGAAAAACGGGATATTCCTGAGCAATACGGCGCGGAGTAAATCGGCTGCGAACTGGATGGAGAAATTGTCCATTAAGCCCGTCCTCCCCGATATGCCGGTGGGAAAGCTTTCCGGCGGAAACCAGCAGCGCGTGGTCATTGCAAAGTGGCTGGCGACAAATCCTGAAATACTGATTGTGGACGAACCGACGGCAGGGATCGATATCGGGGCGAAAGAAGAGATACACCGTCTGCTCCGGGAACTGTCGGACGGAGGAATGAGTATTATT
It encodes the following:
- a CDS encoding sugar ABC transporter ATP-binding protein, yielding MSVLEFRNVSKSFPGVKALSDISFAVEKQEVHVLIGENGAGKSTLIKILTGVNSADPGSEIWIDDKRAEINSPVDALSLGIVAIYQDFSLFDNLSVVENIALGLQVTRQKKVVDWKEMRKKAEQAMKKVRLEADPDELVANISVAKKQLVAIARALVYDVKVLIMDEPTSCLSQGEVEQLFDIVRDLKADGVTIIFVSHKMEEIFEIGDQITVLRDGQYIKTAAKGNITVDELIELMVGRKVTYETYEKRKMTEPILRVENLCKKANFKDISFELNKGEILGVTGLVGAGRTEMVQAIFGLNRPDSGAIYLHGKKITVHSPVDAIKHKFGYVPENRLTEGLVQTQSIKRNLNVAILEELKNGIFLSNTARSKSAANWMEKLSIKPVLPDMPVGKLSGGNQQRVVIAKWLATNPEILIVDEPTAGIDIGAKEEIHRLLRELSDGGMSIIVVSSELPEVISICDRILIMKNGKIVAEMGDGATQEEILNKAVL